The following nucleotide sequence is from Halococcus saccharolyticus DSM 5350.
GACGAGGAAATCACCCGAGTCTCGCGAAGCGGCCACATCGACCGCGGGATGGCCTACGTCCCGGAGGACCGCCAGGAACGCGGTCTCGTGATGGAGTTCGACCTCACCGAGAACGGCGTGCTGGGGAGCCAGCACACGCCACCGATCGGCGGTGGCCGGATCGACTGGAACGGCGCGCGCGGCCACGCCACGGACATCATCGAGGAGTACGACGTCCGACCGCCGGAACCGGCGGCGGAGGCCCACTCGCTCTCGGGTGGTAACCAGCAGAAGTTCCTGGTCGGCCGCGAGTTCGAGCGCGATCCCGACGTCGTGGTGGCGACCCACCCCACGCGCGGAGTGGACGTCGGCTCGACCGAGTTCATCCACGACCGTTTGCTCGAACTCCGTGACGCTGGTGTCGCAGTCCTGCTGGTATCGGCGAACCTCACGGAGGTTCGGGGACTGTCGGATCGGCTTGCGGTGATGCACGACGGTCGGTTCGTCGATGTCGTCGATCCCGATACGGTCACCGAGGAGGACCTCGGCCTCCTGATGGCGGGCGAACAGCCTACGGAGCGCGAGTCAGCCGACGTGACCGCAGACGGCGGTCAACAGGACGACGAAACCGGTTCGGAGCACCGCTCGACCGGAGGTGAGCGATGAGCCGCCGGGAGGACATCGAAGCCGGACTCGCGCGGCTGGTGGCGGCGTCGTGGGTCGAACGGCTGCTGTTGAGCCTCGCGGCGCTCGCGGCCTCGATCGTCGTTGGGGGCGTCATCGTGGTGATATCGGGGATGGCGGCGACGTGCGAGGAGCCGGCCTTCGCCTTCTTCGGGCCGACGTCGTGTTACGATCCAGTCGGCGTGTACGTCCAGCTGTTCCAGGGCGCGATCGGGAACGTCCTCGCCGATCCCTTCAACTTCCAGATCGCACTCACACTGAAGGAGACCTCGCTGCTCGTCTTCACCGGCCTCTCGGTCGCGGTCGCGTTCCGCGCCGGGCTGTTCAACATCGGCTCACAGGGCCAGCTCGTGGCCGGGGCGCTCGCGACCGCACTCACCGTGCTGTCCGTCGCTCCGTTCGTGCCCGCCGGACTCGGCGCGATCGTGCTGGTGCCGCTCGGCGTGATCGCGGGTGCAGTCGTCGGGGGACTCTACGGGGCGATTCCGGGGGCACTCAAGGCGTACGCCGACGCGAACGAGGTCATCACGACGATCATGCTCAACTTCGTCGCGGCCCAGATCGCCTTCTTCCTCGTCTCGTCGTACTTCAGTGCGCCGGAGAGCCAGTCGGTCGAGACGCGCACGGTTCCGGGAGCGGCGGTGCTCGAATCCACGCTGTTCGGGTCGGGTAGCAACTTCTCGGTGTTCGTGTTCGTCTTCGGGCTCGCGCTGGTCGCAGGGTTGTACTACCTGATTGAGCGAACCGCGTTCGGGTACGATCTCCGAACGAGCGGGCTCCAGCCCGAAGCCGCCGAGTACGGTGGCGTCGACGCCGATCGCACGATCGTGACGAGTATGGCGCTCTCGGGAGCGTTCGCGGGCATCGGCGGCGCGGTCTGGGTGCTGATGGTCACGGGACGATTCACGGCCTCGGTCCCCGCGCTCGGGTTCGACGGTATCACGGTATCGATCCTCGCGGGCAACAACCCTCTCGGCGTGGTGCCCGCGGCGTTGCTGTTCGGCGTGCTCAAAAGCGGGTCACTCGCGCTCCAGCTCTCGGCCGAGTCGCCCCCGAAACAGCTCGTGGGCGTGCTCCGTGGACTGATCATCCTGTTCGTGGCGATGCCGGAGTTCTTCCGGTTCATCGGTCAGCGCTTCGTCACCACCGGCCGCGATCCCGTCGCGACCGACGGCGGTAAGCGCGTCGAAGGTGCGCGAGCCTCGACGGGCGAGCGAAGCGATTCTAACGGCGACGAGCTGAAGGAGGGTGAACCATGAGTACCGCTCGACTCCAGAACACCGTCGCGGAGTACGGGCTCCGGCGGCTACTCGCCTACGGTGCTGGTGTGCTCCTCGCGATCGCAGTGGCCTACGGTGCAATCTTCCCGAATACGGCCGCCGGCGATCTCCTTCGTGTCGCGCTGAGCGAGAGCACGCTGGGGGCCGCCCTCCGGCTCGCAGTGCCGATCGTGTGTGCCGCTCTCGGCGGAATCTTCGCAGAGAAATCCGGTGTGATCAACATCGGGCTCGAAGGACTCCTGATCATCTCGGCGTTCACGGGCGTCTACGTCGCCGATGCAGTCGGCTCGCTGGCGTTCCTGCCCGGGATCTGGGTCGGCTTTTTCGCCGGCGTACTCGCGAGCACGCTGCTGTCGCTGCTGTTCGCGGTAGTCTGTCTGGAGTACCGCGCCGACCAGATCATCGCCGGACTCGCGGTGTGGCTGATCGCGCTCGGGCTGGCTCCGTTCGTCTCACAGGTCGCCTACGGTAGCGTCAACACCGACAGCGTCGGCACGCTCGGGACGTGGACGATCCCCGTGCTCTCGGAACTCCCGTTCGTGGGATCCGTGCTGTTCGATGCGAGCCCGGTGGTGTACATCATGCTGTTCGCGGTGGCCGGCTCGTGGTACGTCCTGAACCGCACGTCGTTCGGTCGGCACGTCCGCGCGAGCGGCGAGAACCCGAAGGCGCTCGATACCGCCGGTGTGAACGTCACCCGGACAAGGTACGTGGCCGTCGCTCTCTCGGGCGTACTCTCGGGGATCGGTGGGGCTGGCCTCTCGCTCGGCCAGGTCGGACTGTTCATCGGGAACGGTCAGACGATGGTCAACGGCCGCGGGTTCATCGCGATCGTCGCCTACCTCTTCGGCAACTAC
It contains:
- a CDS encoding ABC transporter permease — protein: MSRREDIEAGLARLVAASWVERLLLSLAALAASIVVGGVIVVISGMAATCEEPAFAFFGPTSCYDPVGVYVQLFQGAIGNVLADPFNFQIALTLKETSLLVFTGLSVAVAFRAGLFNIGSQGQLVAGALATALTVLSVAPFVPAGLGAIVLVPLGVIAGAVVGGLYGAIPGALKAYADANEVITTIMLNFVAAQIAFFLVSSYFSAPESQSVETRTVPGAAVLESTLFGSGSNFSVFVFVFGLALVAGLYYLIERTAFGYDLRTSGLQPEAAEYGGVDADRTIVTSMALSGAFAGIGGAVWVLMVTGRFTASVPALGFDGITVSILAGNNPLGVVPAALLFGVLKSGSLALQLSAESPPKQLVGVLRGLIILFVAMPEFFRFIGQRFVTTGRDPVATDGGKRVEGARASTGERSDSNGDELKEGEP
- a CDS encoding ABC transporter permease, which codes for MSTARLQNTVAEYGLRRLLAYGAGVLLAIAVAYGAIFPNTAAGDLLRVALSESTLGAALRLAVPIVCAALGGIFAEKSGVINIGLEGLLIISAFTGVYVADAVGSLAFLPGIWVGFFAGVLASTLLSLLFAVVCLEYRADQIIAGLAVWLIALGLAPFVSQVAYGSVNTDSVGTLGTWTIPVLSELPFVGSVLFDASPVVYIMLFAVAGSWYVLNRTSFGRHVRASGENPKALDTAGVNVTRTRYVAVALSGVLSGIGGAGLSLGQVGLFIGNGQTMVNGRGFIAIVAYLFGNYNPLGAFGAGVLFAGLDALQLRLQQIPAYAVPSSLVQTIPYITVIIVLALVGRTRIPSAAGEHYESGED